From a region of the Rhipicephalus microplus isolate Deutch F79 chromosome X, USDA_Rmic, whole genome shotgun sequence genome:
- the LOC142777323 gene encoding uncharacterized protein LOC142777323, whose translation MQPVQGEPQCCGDAEHSSVVSPPRRTLPSELTPSPTWAASSPADLCFLAEGPWQAASLPSDRSFPRYYYENGSGPVSEQTLKPESMSEPSKPRRVEFLSVVLGIAFARLLLGIRLPILHNSLSPYDVTPDVTDDAFERRLEIAPNTVGQRFIPRRVVHPDVDEKGNRRTTTSARTRVRVAGRATKGATALLLLMRVMTSPVTTPPVTAATTGAHEKEDVRLRRVVTLESCIGHVYTHSGHPKHEFHCSAYWKACVLAATDPVHVCNRGFKWFSSIKSCLASCVNGRHVSDRCYARRAGRAVVLSWQEVRPVELPAGYVLVRGPSWRVPQLGRMPPALRAPHRVGVRRDASCRDGLTSPAEAPLFRRHAATRWSSLCQRDPACIEVAPHLDRV comes from the exons ATGCAGCCCGTTCAAGGGGAGCCTCAGTGTTGCGGGGACGCCGAGCATTCCAGCGTCGTCTCACCACCACGCCGGACTTTGCCCAGCGAATTGACGCCTTCGCCGACGTGGGCTGCATCATCACCAGCTGATTTATGTTTCCTGGCAGAAGGTCCGTGGCAAGCAGCTTCTTTGCCATCGGATCGTAGCTTTCCGAGATACTACTACGAAAATGGCTCAGGGCCCGTTTCCGAGCAGACGCTGAAGCCCGAATCCATGAGCGAGCCCTCGAAACCCCGCCGTGTCGAGTTCCTGAGTGTCGTCCTTGGCATCGCTTTTGCAAGGCTACTCCTAGGGATCAGGCTGCCCATTCTCCACAACTCGCTGTCGCCTTACGATGTCACACCAGACGTCACGGATGATGCTTTCGAGCGGCGGCTGGAGATAGCGCCCAACACCGTTGGCCAGCGATTCATTCCGAGGAGGGTCGTACATCCGGACGTCGATGAAAAAGGAAACAGGAGAACGACGACCAGCGCTCGCACAAGAGTCCGAGTCGCGGGCAGGGCTACAAAAGGAGCGACAGCTCTACTGCTCCTGATGAGGGTGATGACTAGCCCAGTGACGACTCCGCCAGTTACCGCAGCCACAACTGGGGCTCACGAAAAAGAGGACGTGCGACTGAGACGT GTCGTCACCCTCGAGTCGTGCATTGGGCACGTGTACACTCACTCTGGGCATCCAAAACACGAATTCCACTGCAGTGCCTACTGGAAAGCCTGCGTACTGGCGGCAACAGACCCAGTGCACGTGTGCAACCGTGGCTTCAAGTGGTTCTCAAGCATCAAGAGCTGCCTCGCTAGCTGTGTCAACGGCCGCCACGTGTCGGACCGCTGCTAC GCAAGACGTGCTGGACGTGCCGTGGTACTTTCATGGCAAGAAGTGCGTCCCGTGGAGCTTCCCGCAGGGTACGTGCTTGTCCGTGGGCCGTCGTGGCGTGTACCGCAGCTGGGAAGAATGCCGCCGGCGCTGCGTGCTCCGCACAGAGTCGGAGTGCGACGAGACGCCAGCTGCCGAGACGGGCTCACCTCGCCAGCTGAGGCTCCCTTATTTCGCCGACATGCAGCCACACGGTGGAGCTCACTGTGTCAACGTGACCCGGCGTGCATTGAAGTCGCACCGCATCTTGATCGGGTCTAA